The Penaeus vannamei isolate JL-2024 chromosome 15, ASM4276789v1, whole genome shotgun sequence genomic interval TGCTAATGAAATCTGTCTTACCTCATCTCAAGGCTAGTTTCAGACTGAGAcctaagatttttattttttctacaaaGGAATTAAGGAAGCCATCTGTTCTTTCTTATAGTCGATCAGAGGATTCGCCCGATATGCCTGCTGATACTTCATATTCGTACTCCTTTGCCTGGCGGGATAAAGTTGTCGATAGCTCATCATTCAACATTCCATGGGGTCACGAGAATCCAACGTAAGTAGAAAGTATggttaaattatatatgtatatatatatatatatatatatatatatatatatatatatatatatatatatatatatatatatatatatatatattatcatgtgtATGATATTTGACATAGTCCTTTTCTACCAAATACTTTGATTTTTTGTAAACAGAGTGAAAGTAGAAgttatgtcattttcattagaAGAATAGGAGGATTAAGGTGTGGTTCACAGTTTTCAACATTTTCTCAAGGATTCAAACCATGtactgcaggggggaggggatcaATGACTGGTGTATgcttttcaaaataaaaattagattttttctttctttcttttatgataCACGCTGTATAATCCAcctagatggctctacaagtgctgcagcaccaaggagtcagttattagTTCTACCTTTCTCACCAGTTTGCCCTTTTCCTTGATTCTTGGAAGGCTTTTGTACTATATTGtctttaatgttaatgatattttgATAACAATTTAATAATCATGCCATTAAAAAGCTTTataacattatcagtattgatactatgaaaaagaaaaacattttccgGCTATTTCAAGGAAGGAAGAAATCAGGTGTTATCACCAgggactccttggtggctgagtgCATGTGGATCCATCTGTATGTTACAAAATTCACAAAAGACTACAGGAGACAGTACATAAATCCAAAGTCATTGggttaatacaaaataaaataagtagtATATTTATTGAATTTACATGCTTTCAAAACAGAGGGGTACATGGCTTTTCCCTTAGTACGTACACTAGTGATCTTCTTTAACATTACATTTAGGCAATTGAATGCCAAATACTCTCTTTTTACTCCCTCCTTATTTACTTCCTTTTGATTTCTACGTTTGTGCTTAAGTTCTCAGTGACAGTAATGGTTTCTGAAGATAATTTTGCTGAAGATAAAGTTCTCTTGAAGTATTCtacaatatattttttacttCAGAGAATAAAATGTGGTTTATAGATACAAACAATAATTACTGAAGTTTGCAGATATggccacaaccaatcagtcataGAAGATCTTTTACATAATCTGtatttgaaatatataattttcagAATTGAAGAAAATGGCACGAAAGGGAGCAGTAGTCTAGGTTTCTCCTCACTTAATGCTTTCTACAGCAAGCTTTTAGTGTTTCAGAGCCTCAGTGTTGTATAGCAAAAAATATGCTATCTTGTCTTCATATCCATATTCATTAGAAATTTTTAAAAGATATGTGGCTTTAGAGGTAGTAGATATTTCCTTGAAGTATTCTAATCAAGTACAAGCCATCTGGCTTAGTTCCTTTGAGGAATCAGAACTTGTCTTCAGAATTAGCCAGTGTGGAACTGTTTGAGGGTTATGTGATTAGAGAATAGATTTTTCCGTTTCTGTGTAAAAGAAGGCAATGTTTACTTATTAGTATGGTAACTCCTTTCCACAATTTGGCACAATTTCCATCAAAACTATGAGAAGGCTTAAGTTAACTGGTGATGGGATTTGCTGGTAACCCCTTGGATCCGGTTGCTTGACGGAAATCACGGAGATGGAAACCCCGAGCAATGAGTTATGTAAGTGGCCAGCATCCCGGGCATGTGGCATGTAGTCCGGGCGAGTACGAACACCCATGAGTGGTAATAAGACTCTGTGTCTCCCCTTTGAAAAGTTTATTGTGTAAACATTTTTagctttatcaccattttccaatgtccatatttgtcttttaatttgctttatccagatggtaattacttattttccttgcacagactccatatcatttctatcatctctctatgtagtaaatagttgagtgcaagaaaaaatatatatggaacatttcgttatttgtgtcatatatctcattttatggtaattttcaattttacgtaatACAACCTGCGCCGCTGGTCACAGTGGTCAGGAATATGGCACGTATCATGGAAATGGTGTCTTCCCTGGAGCCagcgctcttccagtcactgcttacgcacattacattccatgttcatttatcaatgggaatagtGCTAAAGCCCTCTTCTAattgccaaatgagtcaaatcacactccaagaggtttgtgcactcgtgtcAAGTCTGTTCCATCACCCTGGCTTTTACTCTTGACGGTTTGTTCAAATCACCTGGTCTGCGGTCCATTTGCCCGGATTATGGCACATTCACATCACCCGGGCAGCTGCCAGAGTTTTTCTTTGACATGACCACATCTGGGTCCAAGGggttaaatatatatgaatattcataagaAATGAAGCTTTTAACTGACTGTGCTTTAGTAGAGAATTGGCAGCCCCTCAAATGAAATTATTGCTAATTGCACTTGGGGAGGAAATGACAAAACACTTGCCCACACATATAGATATCACCCTTTGAATATTTCATCATGATTTTGAAGTTTCCACCCAACATCAAGAATGTATTAACTATGGAATACCTTCACGATAGCTATTATTTGTTATATTCTGGACTGCAATACAACTAAACATTTTGagttacctgtttttttttgtttttgtttttttttttaggtataatTTGAtttccaaaaaaagagaaaaaataattattttaaagcataattatataaataatgtcaAAAGATACAAGATATTCTCTTAAAACATTCATATCATAAATCTGACTGTGGTGTTAGAAACTAATAAAATTCTGCCTCGAGCTGATTCCAAGCTCAGGATATTTTAAACTTCATCAATGTGAAATatacttgtttttttgtgtacCCTTAACCTTTTCTTAGGTGTTATATGTGTGCTCTTCTTAAAAACCATCATTCTTCTAGGTCAATCCCAGTACCAGCAGTAGTGCAAGTTGCAGAGACAGCCAAAGTTGGTATTTATCACCTGAGTCCTGCAGGCAAGGACAAGTTTACAGAGTTCATACCTTTCTCGGGCGATGAACAACCTGAAGGAGATGATATCAAACTGCATGGAGGAATGTACTATATCACCCGAGACATATTCAACCCTGACATTGGAGATTTAAGGGTCCAGTTTTACTATGCTTGTCGGGCTGGTGAGATGGTAAGCAGTGAGTTTAATTTGTTATTCTCATTTAGAGCATTTCTATTTATTGTTCCTTCATTATTTTGGAATGAAGATCAGATTTATAGGAATTGTTGCAATGTAAATCAATAAAATTGATGTATATATTGTTGCAAGAAAACAGTATAAAATTAGCAACATTGTAGTATATTCATGATGACATTTTTCTCCTGTAATTAGTGAATTTGTTTACTTAGCAAAGGTTACTATAATTATGTAATGAAAAATCTGAAGTGTGTGTTAAATGTGTAGAAATATTAGCTTTAGTGAAACAGTAAAATGTTGATGGGTATATCCTTATGCTTGATTACTGCATCTATTTTTACAAAAGGTCAAATGTTTGAAATAAAGTAATCTCCAACTGTCTGAGAAAGGCAAAAATGCCACAATTGGATAAAACTTGTATGGTTGGAAATTTagtaaaataagataatagataattTATTTCGTAATTCCCTTACCCAACAGGTGAGTGTTGTGGGCCAGCAGATAGGAGAGACCCTCCATCCTTACCTCACAAGCAACGGGAATGAGCTGCTGATTGTTCGCACAGGGAAACACACTGTGGAGGAGATGTTCTCCTCAGAGCATGCCCAGAACCGCTTCCTGACTTGGAATTTGCGGTTGGCTGGATGGTTCTTGATGTTCATCGGACTTACTTGTGTCTCAAATATTGTCCATTCTCTCAGTGAGTATTCTCTCAGTGAGTTTGCTTAGGCAGCAATATTGATGTTTaactctttttattcatttttgtttgtgtttatgttatgtAAGATTTAATTTCAAGATATATTTGTAACATTTCTGGTTTCTCATCAGTAATGGAATGAATCCAAGATCGTCCTATTcttgataatttttaaaaataacaaagCATCTTGATTATTCACTCTTTTTATACTGATAACCACTTTCTTTCAGTAATATGCTCACCTCTTCTGAGAGACGTGGTAGCACTGGGTCTGGGATCTGCCAACCTGACTCTTAGTATGTCTACCTCACTTGTGATCATCGGAGGGGCTTGGTGCATCTACCGCCCAGGTTTGGCTTTACTTATCCTTGTGGTGGCTGCGCTCCCTTTCATCAGGGCTGCTGTCAAACATCAGTCAGCTGTTGGGCATTCAAGGAGGCCTAATGGATACAGGCGGAGCTCAGCAGACTGAAATGTTGTAAGTTCCAAAGTGGTTTGGGATGTGTGATGCTCTTTTGTCTGTTGCTGTCATAATTTAGGTTGTACTAAAGGTGCCAAAGATTTTAACTCTATGAGTAAAACTGTTTATACCCTCACTTAGTAAATGATTTTCAAGATGATGTTGGTTATGACTGTTTTTTACTTGGATCATCAATGTGATGTGAAATAATTTTTGAAGCTGATAGGTATAAAAGAGCTCAGTAGGGTCTAGCATTTAACTTGTTCTGTAGTTTTACACATTTAAGATAATAAGAAGGAAGTGGTTGGAATCACATAAACTTAATGGTGTccgcagatatatatgtgtttcaagGTAGCCTTTTTCTAAGGTGTTGTAAATTATTAGATTAGAAATCTTTCATTTGGTTGCAGTTTGTGGGAATTTATATCCCCTCAAATAGATATAGGATGTGTTTGTGTAATGAACAGTTTTTATGCTCAAGTTTTACATTTTCTTGGATGTATTTTTGTCTTCTCGTTTGTATTTACATTTtaggcatataggtatatatatgaataaataacctctctgatagggactcgaaccctctctgctgcaggcaggtaactgcaagacgaatgctctaccactgagctacgcaTATATTAGATTTGTTAAGGCTAAGGAACCAAGTGTAGCTGCAATATAAATGTTTCTTTTAGTTGGTAATTGttccttgtatgtgtatattgtatagtATTATTTAAATCATGATCTTCACTCATGATTCAGAAGCAATGTTTGTAATTAGTCAATAATGTGGACCAAGTTTGTCGGTAGCATttacatgaatatttgtatagatatctTAGATTAGATTAATCTAATTTAGATTAGTTATCTTGCATTATTTATCTTGTTAGTATTTCCCAACTTTGGTCTAGAAATTAGTTGTTAGTTAACCCGTTAGgtgggcatatatacatatcctgtgtgcttatttattaattttgtttacatatagatggctgcACAATTTAATTACTACTTGGAATGTGGACCTCATTTCTTGAGATTTTAAAGGaaaattttagtttttttgtaaTGGGTATATATAAGAAGGTTCTaaaaatgattatgttaataatgataatagtgtcagAAATAGGActtttccaaaaaaagaaaagtgattaaataaatacaggaatgaggtgaatagataagatcAGGTAGGTCCATTGATTGACTTTATTGTAAGTGATTGTAAAGCCATATTTGTGTAATCAAAATTGACAAAATAAACTGCAGTGGGGAATAGGTTAAGTAGGCTTGTTTATACTGTTGTTTAACTCTAGTCAAATTTAGTATTATCCCCTTTAAATAGTACAGTACCAGTTGTTATTTAAAAGTTCTCTGAAGATGTTTTATATTCATGtaattacacattatatataatgtaatttgtAAAATCATTAGGGTAATCATTTATTTCTAATTGTAATATTTTCACAGAGAGAAAAATTAAGGAATAAATATTCACAAGGTTACTGGATGATACACACTCATTCCTTGGTACctgtaaaggtgctgtcacactagcactttttttgtcaattttttgacaattttatttaacataaatacaaacattctcgaatatagctcttgatttgactatgcttggctgaaaaggtTGACGGAAAAGTTTATAGACGGAAacaatcattatcgtctgactgggaaatcgacaattcgctcaaaagtggacaaaatttcagaaaattgttaaagaattgacggaaaaagtactagtgtgatagCACCTTAAGGGATACAGTTTGAAGATTCTTTCCATTTGCAGTGCTGGCTGCCAGGTGGGCTTTTTACATTTATTGTACTTTTTTATTAAGAATTGTGTTTATAGCAACTCGACTCAtttccattctgtctctctttttgaagAGTGATAATACAGTGTATATTTTAAGAAACAGATATTCTCTCTAGTTATATTCTTGATGTTTGCGATTAACATATGGTTGTGAAGCTTATTTATATAGAATAAAGAGTATTTTGCTTTTAGATTTTCTCAAATATATTTCTGGTAAAACTTTAAAGGAGTAACCACTGAAGCTCCAAACTTTTATGATGTGCAGATATTATCTATTCTGAATGATATGTTAGATTTTGTAAAACATGGAGGATTGAGACCTGTAAATACTTAGTCTATGTATTGCTGTTTATATGAATGTAATTTTCAATAGATTATGtgtcaaaaaaaggaaataagaaggtTAATAGATATGTAAAGATGCTAGTCAGATCAACAGGTGCTTATTTTATATGATAGTAAAGGAAATTGAAATTGGTATCTCCGATTAAAGAAGATTAAATGATATTGTTGTCATGTTTAACCATACATGAGTTTATTCATATTTAGTGAGAATGCAAATATAGTATCATGTACAAAGATTAACTGTAGCACAGCACAATACTAAAGGGAATGATATACAGAAACAAATTTTGTCTCCTTTATAATTGTGGCTGTGTTGTCTCAATCAGTAGGTTCTGATGTTCCTATTGAATTCTGTAAATAGTAAGAAATTAATGATTTAGCCTTACTGGTCAAAATGTATGGTTATAAAAGTCAGTGAATATTGTTCATGGAAATTAATTCTGGTAACTAAAAAGTGTATGAAATTGTTCTTTAAAGGTTTATAgggacatgcacacatatatatatacatgggaatatgtgcatgcgtatacacacacacacactgaaactcaCTGTCACTTTTACACATTCACCCTCCTATCCTCcaaataatcacatacacacctCCACACTCATCCACTTgcaaatgtatgtaaacacacacacacacactcactcactcactcactcactcactcactcactcactctctctctctctctctctctctctctctctctctctctctctctcactcactcactctctctctctctctctctctctctctatctctctctctctctctctctctctctctcactctcactctcactctcactctcactctcactctcactctctctctcgctctctcactcactcactcactcactgtctctctctctctctctctctctctctctctctctctctctctctctctctctcactctcactctcactctcactctcactctcactctctctctctctctctctctctctctctctctgaactgaTTATATATAGGTTCTCATTCAATGATTCTGTTTATTTTCTGTGGTCTGTCGTTTCTTGCATTTGGTTTCACTAAGAATACGATGACTGGATGGATTTTGGAGATCagatacatgatttttttttatttaaagttGTGTCACATAATATATCCCTGGCGTGTAATTTCAGGGAtaaacgttgtgtgtgtgtgtgtgtgtgtgtgtgtgtgtgtgtgtgtgtgtgtgtgtgtgtgtgtgtgtgtgtgtgtgtgtgtgtgtgtgtgtgtgtgttatgtgtgtacgcatgtttatacgtatgtttgcatgcatgccTGTATGGATATGCCTCGTACAGGCAGAGCCAGGACAGCCACAGGGCGCAGAGAAGGGAGCCAGAAAAGTGGGCCAAAGGTCGTTCTGAGAGGAATTATCAGAACAGGTTGGAAAGGGCGATTAGATAGCGCGGAGCAGGACCGAATTATCTCCGGCCCGGGGATGATTAGGAGCACAAGTGTGGtctggggggggaaaggggggggggtgatatccaCACGGCAGCGGGAGAACAAGGTAAAAACAGCCACGTGGCGGGATTGGAGTTTATGGAGTTGAAaaaggggaggtagaaagggaaatGTACCTAAGCATAATTATTTTACATGCGTTGTTACCAGTACGAAAATAAACCAATATCAGGGATGATAGAATAGCGATCATGATGATAAACACACCCGTAAACATAACGAATTGGTCGTTATAACTGTGCTAATtctacaacaaaataaaaaagaaggtaacCAATAGTAACAGTGATCATGAATTCTTACTTATTCTTACCTTTAACTGggatacataataataaaagtatcaatGAAGGTGTTGTTATAGATGATTATACCAGTACTAAGGACTAACGCTAACAGTAAAGATAAGCAGAGGATCGTCACAGATGGTGGTAATAAAAAATGGCAAGTCGCATTAATAACGATTGTGATAAGGGTGATATGCATGGTCGCAAATAGTTATATCATCataaattatgcaatgataaGTGTATGATATTGGTGATATACTCTTATATGAATTTATCAAAATGTATCGATTCCTGTTTATAATTATATCCCAAATTATGTCAACATTAAGATGTCGGATGAATATAATCTTTCAAAGATAATGAGTCTTAATTACAGAATGTTATTTTAAAATGTTAATGTCCAATATAAATCGATATCATTAAattgtcattttcctctttaaCATGCAAATACGAACAAGATTTATATAAACTAAGTAAAACTAATTTCTCTTTGGGTTTTCACAGAAAGGACAGGAAGTgggagcagagagaaaagaaatacataaatatttcttgTTAAGGAATACAAAAGAGCGGTGGTACGCATGAGATATTGAGATATAACCATTACTTGATttagatattttgtttgtttgtttgttttggtattACATACGTGCATGTagtttatttgctttgtttttgttttgtcttcattGAAACAATTGCCTCTTGACAAACGTTTACATGCacatcatatataaatgaaatatggaatacccagataattagataatgaaaatagatcatTACGTAACAATTACATAAATTAGATATatcaacaaagacaaataaagtgTGAGTGTAAATCAATGAATTCTGAAGGACAAATAAACGAAGAAATTACAAATGATTGATCGATTACATCATTCCATTCCGACAAACAAATTAACTGTTAAATACAcatgtaaaaaatgaaaaaaaaaactcgtaatatgaatgaataatatatatgttctAATTACCTACGAATGGCGAGTAAAATCAACACGAAATAGAAATATTATTTTTCAGACGAGATATAAACAGAAAATCAACAAATAATTTCTCGATTGGTCTCCTAATCAAAAGAAAACGGCAATTACCTATTGAAAAACAAATCAGAAAATATCGTTcattacaaagaaagaaatagatgaaaaggcATCAGTTAAAGAACATTCTAATTATAGgattatagaaagacacttctgCAATTGCTTTCCTTAACCGTTAATTCCTCTGGTAGGAATGTCGTAAATAATTTATGACAATATTGAATATTTTCTTTCGGGTAATGTAAATATTTATCCTAAAAGGTAattgtaataaaggtaatgatagatTTAAATGCTTAgaatgaaggtgaagaagagagggagagagagaaagaaacaaacagtacTAGGCAAACAGTAAGAAAGATTACATAAAAGATTATGAGAGCGAAAAACAagatagcgacagagagagagagagagagagagaaagagaaagaaagaaagagagagagagagcagtcagaCAAtacgaaagaagagacaaagaaaataaacaataaaagaaaatagacagaactgagaaacaaaaaaaaattatatatatgaaccgaATCTCCTCCTAGAGTGTTGCCTTGTTCTTCAATAACGCAAGAAGAGGGTTATCCCCAGCTCGATTAAACTTTTTTTAATGAGAATGGTAACATAAAAACAAGTCTAAATAACCTGCAGACTCGTAACTTTAAGATCGTAGTCTTTAcataaggtagagagagagagagagagagagagagagagagagagagagagagagaaagagagagagagagagagaaaataggagagagagagagagagaaagatagatagagaaaaaataggagagagagagaacgaatgagagaaaaaaaataaacagaaagggaaaaagcCAAAGACAGACACATAGGCAGAAAATTATCACGTTTCTAAATCCAGGTTTGACCTTGCCCAGCACGTACAGACAGACATTGCTGAATCTTTGTCTAGTCATCGAGTGATCCTCAAACCCACCCCGCACGAATTTCAAAAATCAACATAAACCTACGTtgtatattcagagagagagagagaaagagagagagagagagagagagag includes:
- the Tmem43 gene encoding transmembrane protein 43 homolog encodes the protein MYRARHPDARGARGVGGHPMQYVRRPVREQVRESIPAVVIGVVLILVGSGVLFWNEGRAVQTSRSLDEGYNAVIKVQNSTKLYEENNHKLVYVWGPLSVSPPLADDYYGVEISAVRLKRRVQMYQWIEEESSIRSEDSPDMPADTSYSYSFAWRDKVVDSSSFNIPWGHENPTSIPVPAVVQVAETAKVGIYHLSPAGKDKFTEFIPFSGDEQPEGDDIKLHGGMYYITRDIFNPDIGDLRVQFYYACRAGEMVSVVGQQIGETLHPYLTSNGNELLIVRTGKHTVEEMFSSEHAQNRFLTWNLRLAGWFLMFIGLTCVSNIVHSLIICSPLLRDVVALGLGSANLTLSMSTSLVIIGGAWCIYRPGLALLILVVAALPFIRAAVKHQSAVGHSRRPNGYRRSSAD